Genomic DNA from Candidatus Zixiibacteriota bacterium:
CATTGGCATAAGGATCCGAGACCGTGGGATGAAATTCTCGGCCCTGCGGAATTGCTCTCGTCAATCGCTGACATGCCAGAGAAGTACTGCGACATCAGATACTACGTGGGAAACTTGTACAAATCTGAACTGTCTTCCAACTACGTCGCCGTGCAGACTCTCGTTGTACGGCGCGCTGAAGCCGGTAGCGCTTTGTACTTCGCCGAGGACATTCCTCTGTATGAAGACTGGCTCTGCATGGGCAATCTAGCTTGCAGCGGCAATTCAGCCTTTCTGGAGTGTGAGACATCGTGCCAGCACGGAGACGCTGCCGGACGGCTCACCGATGCGTCCAGTCTTGCAGCAGCTGAATCACGAATCTCGGTTATCGAGAGAGTCTGGGGAGCAGATGCGAATTTCCTTGGCGAGTATCGTGACTTGTATTCAATGGTACTGGATGAACAACGATTGATCAAGGCGAAAGAGCTGATACTCCTGGCGCGCAATCGTGAAGCTCAGGAGGAACTCAGGAAGATGGACAGAGCGCCTAAAATGCTGAAACTTCTGGCAAGCTTTCCCGACTGGGCTGCGCAAAAGATTATTTCTTTGCGGCCTGGTTCGCTGAGCGGAGAATAGCTGAATTGGTTAAGATCGAAATCATAGAGAACCTCGAGGATTTCCTGAAGCTGTCGGACGCGTGGGATGAGCTTGTGTCCGGAAGCGAGGTCGACCATGCCTTCATGAGGCACCTGTGGTACGCAGAAGTCATCAAAGCCTACTTCGCCAATGATACCCTGGCGGTGGTGATAATCAGGCGGGATGGCCAACTTGTAGCTGCTGCCCCAATGCGACGGACTGTCTATCGAATCAGAGGTCTTGGTGTCAAAACACTCAGTTTCATTTCGACTGAGATCACGCCTCGCTGCAATTTCATTGTTGCCGACAGCGACTTGCTTGAGCCGCTGGTGATGAGCGTGATAGGCGCTCCTGACTGGGATGTTCTGTATGCTAAGAACTTGGAAGAGAATGCTGCGACCACAAAGAAGTTCATTGAATTGATCGGAAACAGCCTCGACAATCACGGCAGTCAGGTGATAGAAGGACTTCTTTCACCGTATCTGCATACTTCGGGGTCATGGGAGGAATACTGGCAATCGTTCTCGAAAAAGCGCCGTCGAACTTTGACTGCGTATAGCATTAAGCGACTGGAAGAAGCAGGAAGCGGCGAGATATCCCGAATAGAATCACAAGAGGAGTTGCGGGAATTTCTGCCCAGGATGTTCGAGATTTCGGCTGCAAGCTGGAAGGCGGACACAAATGACCATCTGCGGCCCGACTCGCCGGAGGGTCGGTTCTACTTAGGTTTCACACCAGCAGCGCTTGCATCCGATCAGGTGCTGATTTACACTATCAAAATCGATGGCAAGTACGTCGGATTCGACTATTACCTGAGATGCGGGAATTCGTACACAGGTTCCAGATCGGATTACAACGAGCGATACAAGTATTACTCACCAGGTAACAACCTGAAACTTGCCGCCATCCGACACCTGTTCGAACAAGAGCAGGAATGCGTGTATGATTTGGGAGGAGATGCCCATCAATACAAGCTCGATTGGGGATGCGAAATCAGAAGACATTTGACATTTACGATTGGGAATCACACACTTAAGGGCAGGCTGATTATGGCGGGCAAAAACAAAGTGCTCCCGTTGGCTCGCAGTATCGGAAGGCGACTGTCGATCCGCGGTCTCGATGACTAACTGCGGAGAATGCTGATGGCATTGAGTCGCTACGCACTAATGTTGAAACGAAAAAGATTCAAGGTGGGTCTGGTTGATTCATCGATGGAATCGAATATATGAAGATTCTCGTTATAGCCCCGCGGCCGCCGTATCCGCTCTACGGCGGATATGAAGTAAGAGTCTATCCGTTGTTCAAGGCATTGAGCAAACGGCACGACATTTCACTGATGAGCAAATCGTTCAGCGAACATGATCAGCAATCAATTGCTGGACTCCGAGAAGTATTTTCATCGGTCGAGTTGTTCCCTGTCCTGAGACAAGATGCAGAGCAGCGATCTCGCACATCAATACTCCGCCGCATAGCCGATGTCTGGTTCCCGCCGGTGGAGTATCACGATCGCACTTCATTCTCGGTGGATATGCTGGAATCTTTCGAGAGAAAAGTCAGGAACAAGGAATTCGATATCCTGCATGTCCTTGGCCTGAACATTCTGCGCTATGTCCCGGGACTGGAAAATCTGCCTGCGGTCTGTGATGCCGTCGATGACTACAGCCTGT
This window encodes:
- a CDS encoding glycosyltransferase family 2 protein, translating into MMNALSVSTVIPTYNRVNLIRRSVMSVLAASSPQDEIIVVDDGSTDNTVDVLSEFNDSIIYIRTANAGAGAARNRGIAEAKGDLIAFLDSDDEWMPHKLDLQRRFMASRPDILFTFSDFMATDENGGEHHSYLQHWHKDPRPWDEILGPAELLSSIADMPEKYCDIRYYVGNLYKSELSSNYVAVQTLVVRRAEAGSALYFAEDIPLYEDWLCMGNLACSGNSAFLECETSCQHGDAAGRLTDASSLAAAESRISVIERVWGADANFLGEYRDLYSMVLDEQRLIKAKELILLARNREAQEELRKMDRAPKMLKLLASFPDWAAQKIISLRPGSLSGE
- a CDS encoding GNAT family N-acetyltransferase; translation: MVKIEIIENLEDFLKLSDAWDELVSGSEVDHAFMRHLWYAEVIKAYFANDTLAVVIIRRDGQLVAAAPMRRTVYRIRGLGVKTLSFISTEITPRCNFIVADSDLLEPLVMSVIGAPDWDVLYAKNLEENAATTKKFIELIGNSLDNHGSQVIEGLLSPYLHTSGSWEEYWQSFSKKRRRTLTAYSIKRLEEAGSGEISRIESQEELREFLPRMFEISAASWKADTNDHLRPDSPEGRFYLGFTPAALASDQVLIYTIKIDGKYVGFDYYLRCGNSYTGSRSDYNERYKYYSPGNNLKLAAIRHLFEQEQECVYDLGGDAHQYKLDWGCEIRRHLTFTIGNHTLKGRLIMAGKNKVLPLARSIGRRLSIRGLDD